The following coding sequences lie in one Panicum virgatum strain AP13 chromosome 6N, P.virgatum_v5, whole genome shotgun sequence genomic window:
- the LOC120680268 gene encoding putative UPF0481 protein At3g02645 has product MSLSELQARARFVQSSAASAGVHFDEERWLSRVRQSLEREAAEALGAAAKVFDVPRVLKATRPEAYLPQHFALGPYHCNRPELRDMERYKLAAAKRAEKLFAEGRKFDDLVQRLHQAQDKMRAPYHRFLELSDQTLAWMMAIDACFLLDFLEGYHRDEVTDMVSSATNWINATVRDAVMLENQLPLFLFSQALALRHPAEQATAAALHAVLDRFIKEVSPIKTTAELVAADVARHAHMLELLYHFLVPDASVFDGDGDREPPPMVPEEFTIDMLDPSQQLPDYDKVKLACVQVSSLDVAPVRFLRKNLIARPMSVASSLPGKIMRKVPLLSAVAPLVTKLMASTDAEARLKGVNLGGIINSCVPLAQEIMIPSVATLARWGVRFVPAPEGIAGIRFDAAVATLSLPIITLDGNTEVVLRNLVAYEAVAVRGPLVLARYTELMNGIVDTPRDVKILRQSGVVVNHLKSDREAADMWNAMCRATRLSRVPRLDAAIREVNAHRSRRAAARAQKLLKRYVFRSWRILTLLAAVVLLLMTALQTFCSVYPCKSWFGSVFKLPPVPAGGEGR; this is encoded by the coding sequence ATGTCGCTGTCGGAgctgcaggcgcgggcgcggttCGTGCagtcgtcggcggcgagcgccggcgtgcactTCGACGAGGAGCGGTGGCTGAGCCGGGTGCGGCAGAGCCTggagcgggaggcggcggaggcgctgggCGCGGCGGCCAAGGTGTTCGACGTGCCCCGCGTGCTCAAGGCCACGCGGCCGGAGGCGTACCTGCCGCAGCACTTCGCGCTGGGGCCCTACCACTGCAACCGCCCCGAGCTAAGGGACATGGAGCGCTacaagctcgccgccgccaagcgCGCCGAGAAGCTCTTTGCCGAGGGGCGCAAGTTCGATGACCTCGTGCAGCGCCTGCACCAGGCGCAGGACAAGATGAGGGCGCCGTACCACAGGTTCCTCGAGCTGAGCGACCAGACGCTGGCTTGGATGATGGCCATCGACGCGTGCTTCCTCCTCGACTTCCTCGAGGGCTACCACCGCGACGAGGTCACCGACATGGTCTCCTCGGCGACCAACTGGATCAACGCCACCGTGCGCGACGCCGTGATGCTCGAGAACCAGCTCCcgctcttcctcttctcccaggccctcgcgctccgccaccccgccgagcaggccaccgccgccgcgctgcacgCCGTCCTCGACCGCTTCATCAAGGAGGTGTCCCCGATCAAGACGACCGCTGAGCTggtcgccgccgacgtcgcgAGGCACGCGCACATGCTCGAGCTCCTCTACCACTTCCTCGTCCCCGACGCGTCCGTCTTCGACGGGGACGGCGACCGGGAGCCGCCGCCGATGGTGCCCGAGGAGTTCACCATCGACATGCTGGACCCGTCGCAGCAGCTCCCGGACTACGACAAGGTGAAGCTGGCGTGCGTGCAGGTGTCCAGCCTCGACGTGGCGCCCGTGCGGTTCCTCCGGAAGAACCTCATCGCCCGGCCGATGAGCGTGGCGTCGAGCCTCCCGGGGAAGATCATGCGCAAGGTGCCGCTGCtgtcggcggtggcgccgctgGTGACGAAGCTCATGGCGTCGACGGACGCGGAGGCGCGGCTCAAGGGCGTGAACCTGGGCGGCATCATCAACTCGTGCGTGCCGCTGGCGCAGGAGATCATGATCCCGTCGGTGGCGACGCTGGCGCGGTGGGGCGTCCGGTTCGTGCCGGCGCCCGAGGGCATCGCCGGGATCCGCTTcgacgcggcggtggcgacgctgAGCCTCCCGATCATCACGCTGGACGGCAACACGGAGGTGGTGCTGCGGAACCTGGTGGCCTACGAGGCGGTGGCCGTGCGCGGGCCGCTGGTGCTGGCGCGCTACACGGAGCTGATGAACGGCATCGTGGACACGCCCAGGGACGTGAAGATCCTGCGGCAGAGCGGCGTGGTGGTGAACCACCTCAAGAGCGACCGGGAGGCCGCCGACATGTGGAACGCCATGTGCCGGGCCACGCGCCTCAGCAGGGTGccccgcctcgacgccgccatCCGGGAGGTGAACGCGCACCggagccggcgggcggcggcgcgggcgcagaAGCTGCTCAAGAGGTACGTGTTCAGGTCGTGGCGGATCCTgacgctgctcgccgccgtcgtgctgCTGCTCATGACGGCGCTGCAGACCTTCTGCTCCGTCTACCCGTGCAAGAGCTGGTTCGGGTCCGTGTTCAAGCTGCCGCCGGTGCCAGCAGGTGGCGAGGGGCGGTAG
- the LOC120679621 gene encoding protein CHLORORESPIRATORY REDUCTION 6, chloroplastic-like — protein sequence MAAVAAHHMPVVPHRHAPMRHSGSCSPSLHPASRCSVTGRPPVQLQAASARGERASGLTTRVAFNPSGDFDLSLSMDQDDAPQVQPPPPPTEGRFEIVLNNDIIRALDLSPVQEALGDLSSLTAADSKNLLDKTVGFTINYEREDEYDTRELSEFPDVRLWFVRLDAAYPWFPVVLDWRAGELARYAAMLVPHQMSMRLGVVFNPEALELFVMKKVFAVDAWLKQQNHPKPRLKTADMARMLGYGIGDELFDLIEKHPVHPS from the exons atggccgccgtcgccgcccaccACATGCCCGTGGTACCACACCGCCATGCCCCGATGCGGCACAGCGGCAGCTGCTCGCCGTCGCTCCACCCGGCCTCCCGCTGCTCCGTCACGGGGAGGCCGCCCGTCCAGCTCCAAGCGGCGTCGGCGAGGGGAGAGAGGGCGTCCGGGCTCACCACGCGCGTCGCGTTCAACCCCTCCGGAGACTTCGACCTCTCCCTCTCCATGGACCAAGACG ATGCCCCACAAGTCcaacctccgccaccgcctacAGAAGGGCGCTTTGAAATCGTCCTCAACAACGACATCATCCGAGCACTCGACCTGTCGCCTGTTCAAGAGGCACTCGGTGACTTGAGTTCCTTGACGGCAG CTGATTCAAAAAACCTGTTGGATAAGACCGTTGGGTTCACCATAAACTACGAGAGAGAGGATGAGTACGACACGCGGGAGCTGTCGGAGTTCCCCGATGTACGGCTATGGTTCGTGAGGCTTGATGCTGCTTACCCTTGGTTCCCGGTTGTGCTTGATTGGAGAGCCGGCGAGCTCGCCAGATATGCTGCAATGCTGGTCCCTCACCAG ATGAGCATGCGGCTCGGCGTCGTCTTCAACCCGGAGGCACTGGAGCTGTTTGTGATGAAGAAGGTTTTTGCTGTCGACGCGTGGCTTAAACAGCAGAACCATCCGAAGCCAAGGTTGAAGACGGCAGACATGGCCAGGATGCTCGGCTACGGTATAGGAGATGAGCTGTTTGACTTGATCGAGAAGCACCCTGTTCATCCTTCATAA